Proteins encoded in a region of the Syntrophales bacterium genome:
- the recB gene encoding exodeoxyribonuclease V subunit beta, whose translation MERNNFDLLGNPLEGTNLIEASAGTGKTYTIAGLFVRLVLEKAIPVREILVVTYTVAATEELRDRIRKKLRETAEAFLRGESADQFLHTLLQKYPEETDRRLAGERLRAAIQDFDEAAIFTIHGLCQRILLENAFESGSLFDTELITEQEKLKEEIVEDFWRTHFYKATPELVAYALSKGYSPEFFLNLLRKTTANPDVRIIPAVEPPPSDLIREAISALHVEREKLKKIWPPAREEVREKLMGPALRASSYGIKTEGLLEAMDNFLASDGIPFPLFEDFEKLTAEKLAAFTKKNHSPPEHAIFPICQSVKEKADLVEALMDQRLLFLKTELIRTVRRELPARKLKKNILFFDDLLIRLRRALEERGGEELAKAIRAKYRVALIDEFQDTDPIQFAIFHAVFASEERILFFIGDPKQAIYSFRGADIFAYMKAASHTDSRYTLGENWRSEPGLIKAINTIFSGADDPFIYDDISFSPARPAKDKGYEYLTIDGKREAPLQLWFLTPRALTEGVGEGGTSAGLPEKLIPKSRARDLIARSVAGEISQLLYLGHKRQALIGQEPLRERDIAVLVRTNREARLVEESLSALKIPSVLHSTGSIFTTHEARELERILLSIATPNREEFVRAALATDMIGVSGEEMDHLVNDENAWGKWLVRFRNYHDLWHRYGFIVMFRTFMVNESVRIRLLCLPDGERRLTNVLHLAEILHRESMEQKSGMTGLIKWLWEQRNPETLASDEHQLRLESDEDAVRIVTIHKSKGLEYPVVFCPFAWGGSRVAGSDLSFHDGANGWQLTCDLGSSKSEHHKTLAERELLAENIRLLYVALTRAKNRCYLIWGRFNEAGTSAPAYLFHHDEEKVAEDVIAATEERFKTLADEDLYRELKGLAGKAEGTIKLGVMPLEAGGLHSPQQDKREVLTCREFSGKIDRSFRIASFSFLISGQPPSAELPDHDAHYVPAGGSSDLDLEGTAFLHEDVPEEAAPDESAGIFAFPKGARAGTLLHDILEHLDFTEKNKTVTRSLVSKKLQEYGFEARWEEAIIGMMQRVISLPLDPDYPGGAGGGFTLSAIPHEERLQELEFYFPLKHISPETLRGIFAACGRTAPSCGEGGQDDMYPLWHERLHFNPVQGFMKGFMDMVFRFESRFYLVDWKSNFLGHRVTDYNHAALSETMAGSFYFLQYHLYAVALHQYLSMRLPDYRYDTHFGGVYYCFLRGMDPAWGPEYGVYRDRPSAELITHLSRNLIVRA comes from the coding sequence ATGGAAAGAAACAATTTTGATCTCCTTGGCAATCCCCTTGAGGGGACAAATCTCATTGAGGCCAGCGCGGGTACGGGAAAGACTTATACCATTGCCGGCCTCTTTGTTCGGTTGGTCCTGGAGAAGGCGATTCCTGTCAGGGAGATACTTGTTGTTACTTACACCGTTGCCGCCACCGAAGAGCTACGGGACCGGATCCGAAAAAAGCTCCGGGAAACGGCGGAGGCGTTTCTGCGGGGGGAAAGCGCCGATCAATTTCTCCATACCCTGTTACAGAAGTATCCGGAGGAGACAGATCGCAGGCTTGCAGGGGAACGCCTGAGGGCCGCCATTCAGGACTTTGATGAAGCTGCCATCTTTACCATCCACGGTCTCTGTCAGAGGATACTGCTGGAGAATGCCTTCGAAAGCGGCTCTCTCTTTGATACGGAACTGATTACCGAGCAGGAAAAACTTAAAGAAGAGATTGTAGAAGATTTCTGGCGCACTCATTTCTATAAGGCTACTCCCGAACTGGTCGCCTACGCCCTCTCAAAAGGTTATAGTCCAGAATTTTTCCTCAACTTACTGAGGAAGACAACAGCAAACCCTGATGTAAGGATTATCCCGGCGGTCGAGCCCCCGCCCTCTGATCTCATCCGGGAGGCGATTAGTGCCCTCCATGTTGAACGGGAAAAACTGAAAAAGATATGGCCCCCCGCAAGGGAAGAGGTGCGGGAAAAACTCATGGGACCAGCGCTCAGGGCCAGCAGCTATGGAATTAAGACGGAGGGCTTGCTAGAGGCCATGGACAACTTTCTTGCCTCAGACGGTATACCCTTTCCCCTCTTTGAGGATTTTGAAAAGCTGACTGCGGAAAAGCTTGCCGCCTTTACAAAAAAAAATCATTCTCCGCCGGAGCACGCAATCTTTCCCATCTGTCAGTCCGTGAAGGAAAAGGCCGATCTCGTAGAAGCGCTGATGGATCAGCGTCTCCTTTTTTTGAAGACGGAACTGATAAGAACGGTGAGGCGAGAACTGCCGGCACGGAAGCTTAAAAAAAACATCCTGTTTTTTGATGATCTGCTCATCAGGCTGCGAAGGGCACTTGAAGAGAGGGGGGGAGAGGAACTCGCAAAGGCGATCAGGGCAAAATACCGTGTCGCCCTGATTGATGAATTTCAGGACACAGATCCGATTCAGTTTGCCATCTTCCATGCCGTCTTCGCCTCTGAAGAGAGGATCCTCTTTTTTATCGGTGACCCCAAACAGGCTATTTACAGTTTTCGTGGCGCCGACATCTTTGCTTACATGAAGGCGGCATCTCATACGGACAGCAGGTACACCCTCGGAGAGAACTGGCGATCCGAGCCCGGTTTGATCAAGGCGATAAACACCATCTTTTCCGGGGCAGATGACCCTTTTATCTATGATGACATTTCCTTTTCTCCAGCCAGGCCGGCAAAAGACAAAGGTTACGAATATCTCACGATAGATGGCAAGAGGGAAGCGCCCCTTCAACTGTGGTTTCTTACCCCTCGTGCCCTCACGGAAGGAGTGGGGGAGGGGGGTACTTCGGCCGGTCTCCCCGAAAAACTCATACCAAAATCAAGGGCAAGGGATTTGATTGCCCGATCCGTAGCGGGAGAGATCTCACAACTTCTCTACCTTGGTCATAAGCGGCAGGCCCTGATCGGGCAAGAACCCCTGCGAGAGAGGGATATCGCTGTTCTGGTCAGGACAAACAGGGAAGCCCGCCTTGTCGAGGAAAGCCTGTCCGCCTTGAAGATCCCGAGCGTCCTCCACAGTACCGGCAGCATCTTCACCACCCATGAGGCCCGGGAATTGGAACGGATACTACTAAGTATTGCTACGCCAAATCGTGAGGAGTTTGTCAGGGCAGCGCTTGCCACCGACATGATAGGGGTAAGCGGCGAAGAGATGGATCACCTCGTAAATGATGAAAATGCATGGGGAAAATGGCTGGTAAGGTTCAGGAACTATCATGACCTGTGGCATAGATACGGTTTTATCGTGATGTTCAGGACATTTATGGTAAACGAAAGCGTCAGGATACGCCTTCTCTGCTTACCCGACGGAGAGCGGCGCCTTACAAACGTGCTCCATCTGGCCGAGATACTTCACCGGGAATCAATGGAACAGAAATCAGGTATGACGGGGCTTATAAAATGGCTGTGGGAACAGAGGAATCCCGAAACGCTGGCCTCCGATGAACACCAGCTTCGCCTTGAGAGCGATGAGGATGCTGTCAGGATCGTCACCATCCATAAGAGCAAGGGACTTGAGTATCCCGTGGTGTTCTGCCCCTTTGCCTGGGGAGGATCGAGGGTCGCCGGCTCCGATCTTTCCTTTCATGATGGGGCAAATGGATGGCAGTTGACCTGTGATCTCGGTTCGTCAAAAAGTGAACACCATAAGACACTTGCCGAAAGAGAGCTCCTCGCGGAAAATATACGCCTCCTCTATGTGGCCCTGACCAGGGCAAAGAACCGCTGTTATTTGATATGGGGGCGATTCAATGAAGCCGGTACCTCTGCCCCCGCTTACCTCTTTCATCACGATGAGGAAAAGGTAGCGGAGGACGTAATCGCCGCCACCGAGGAGCGGTTTAAAACTCTAGCTGACGAGGATCTCTACCGAGAACTAAAAGGTCTGGCAGGCAAGGCCGAAGGGACGATCAAGCTCGGTGTAATGCCCCTCGAGGCGGGAGGGTTGCATTCACCACAACAGGATAAACGGGAAGTGCTGACCTGCCGGGAATTTTCCGGGAAGATTGACCGCTCCTTCAGGATAGCGAGTTTTTCCTTTCTCATTTCCGGCCAGCCCCCCAGCGCAGAGCTTCCCGATCATGATGCCCACTATGTTCCTGCTGGGGGCTCATCGGATCTGGACCTTGAAGGTACGGCATTTTTGCATGAGGATGTTCCTGAAGAGGCGGCACCAGATGAAAGCGCCGGTATATTTGCCTTTCCCAAGGGGGCCAGGGCGGGGACATTGTTGCACGATATCCTCGAGCACCTCGATTTTACGGAGAAGAACAAAACCGTGACGAGGAGCCTGGTTAGTAAGAAACTCCAGGAGTACGGTTTTGAGGCAAGATGGGAGGAGGCGATTATCGGTATGATGCAAAGGGTCATCTCTCTTCCCCTCGACCCGGATTATCCTGGGGGAGCTGGAGGAGGATTCACCCTTTCCGCCATACCGCATGAAGAACGTCTTCAGGAACTGGAATTCTATTTCCCCCTCAAACATATCTCCCCGGAGACACTGAGAGGAATCTTTGCCGCCTGCGGCAGGACGGCTCCTTCGTGTGGAGAAGGGGGGCAAGATGATATGTACCCGCTTTGGCATGAACGTCTCCATTTCAACCCGGTGCAGGGTTTCATGAAGGGTTTCATGGATATGGTATTCCGCTTTGAATCGCGTTTTTACCTCGTTGACTGGAAATCAAATTTCCTCGGTCATCGTGTTACCGACTACAACCATGCGGCGCTTTCGGAAACCATGGCCGGGTCTTTCTATTTTCTCCAGTACCACCTTTACGCCGTTGCCCTGCACCAGTACCTGTCAATGCGGCTGCCTGATTATCGTTACGATACCCATTTCGGGGGAGTGTATTACTGTTTCCTCCGTGGAATGGACCCAGCCTGGGGGCCGGAGTACGGGGTCTACCGAGACAGGCCATCGGCAGAGCTGATCACCCATTTGAGCAGAAACCTGATTGTTAGAGCATGA
- the recD gene encoding exodeoxyribonuclease V subunit alpha, protein MRTFSELDLHFARFMTELAGRDSPEVSLAAALASRSTREGHICLDLSSIEGRPLTGGDFETDPIICPRLSHWRRILEASPVVGKPGDYKPLILDERSRLYLYRYWDYEEKLADFISDRTGDGAGEPERFSDKIDTSLLLKDGLDRLFPPLLDEGTDWQRVAAITSLLKRFSVISGSPGTGKTTTVAKIMALLLEQSKGKALRIALAAPTGKAAARLEEAIKKTREMLSCPDAIRAAIPEKATTIHRLLGTIPDSPYFLYNSENPLPVDVVIVDEASMVDLSLMSKLVQAIPRPARLILLGDKDQLASVEAGAVLGDICGMGPLHTFSREFSKELKKYTGLNGIQVASHVGETPGICDSLVQLQKNYRFGEESGIGHLASAVNGGDGDRALALLKSGVYKDIQWSELPRPDLLVPALAGKLINNFTDYLKAIDSEGNFEVIFDLFDEFRILCALRQGPFGASALNLLIEQTLRRENLIKPDTRWYRGRPIMITRNDYNLRLFNGDTGIILPDRNNELYAFFRDAGGAWRKFFPSRLPEHETVYAMTIHKSQGSEFDRVLLILSDRDSPVLTRELVYTGITRARKEVTIWGREDVFHTAVSRRIIRTSGLHDALWGF, encoded by the coding sequence ATGAGAACGTTTTCTGAACTTGACCTCCACTTTGCCCGTTTTATGACGGAACTTGCGGGTCGTGATTCACCGGAGGTTTCTCTGGCTGCGGCGCTGGCCAGCAGAAGCACGAGAGAAGGGCATATCTGCCTCGATCTCTCATCCATCGAGGGGAGGCCGCTGACAGGTGGTGATTTTGAAACGGATCCCATAATCTGTCCCCGGCTGTCTCACTGGCGCAGGATACTTGAGGCAAGTCCCGTGGTGGGGAAACCCGGCGATTACAAGCCCCTGATCCTCGACGAGCGGTCACGTCTCTACCTGTACCGCTATTGGGACTATGAAGAAAAACTGGCCGATTTCATCAGTGACCGCACCGGTGATGGGGCAGGTGAGCCGGAAAGATTTTCCGATAAGATTGATACTTCATTATTATTGAAGGATGGCCTGGATCGCCTCTTTCCCCCTCTTCTCGATGAGGGCACTGACTGGCAGAGGGTTGCCGCCATCACGTCGCTATTGAAGCGTTTCTCTGTAATCTCCGGAAGTCCCGGGACGGGAAAGACCACCACGGTGGCCAAAATCATGGCACTCCTCCTCGAACAGAGCAAGGGAAAGGCGCTACGGATCGCCCTCGCCGCACCCACAGGAAAGGCCGCCGCCCGGCTTGAGGAGGCCATCAAAAAAACCAGAGAGATGTTGAGCTGTCCCGATGCTATCAGGGCGGCCATTCCCGAAAAGGCGACCACTATTCACCGACTCTTAGGAACCATTCCAGATTCGCCTTATTTTCTCTATAATTCCGAAAATCCCCTTCCCGTTGATGTGGTTATTGTGGATGAGGCATCCATGGTTGACCTTTCCTTGATGTCCAAGCTTGTCCAGGCGATACCCCGACCGGCAAGGCTCATCCTCTTGGGTGATAAGGATCAACTGGCCTCAGTAGAAGCAGGCGCCGTCCTCGGTGATATCTGTGGAATGGGGCCTTTGCACACCTTTTCCCGGGAATTTTCTAAGGAACTAAAAAAATATACAGGTCTTAACGGCATCCAGGTCGCATCTCATGTGGGCGAGACGCCAGGAATCTGTGACAGCCTTGTCCAGCTTCAAAAGAACTACCGTTTTGGAGAGGAAAGCGGTATCGGTCATCTTGCCTCTGCGGTAAACGGAGGGGACGGCGATCGTGCCCTTGCCCTCCTGAAATCTGGTGTTTACAAAGATATTCAATGGTCAGAACTCCCCCGGCCGGATCTCTTAGTCCCGGCGCTGGCTGGAAAACTTATAAATAACTTTACAGATTATTTGAAAGCCATTGATTCAGAAGGTAATTTTGAAGTCATTTTTGACCTCTTTGACGAGTTTCGCATTCTGTGCGCTCTCAGACAGGGTCCCTTTGGTGCATCGGCATTGAACCTTCTCATTGAACAGACCCTCCGCAGGGAAAACCTGATCAAGCCCGACACGCGCTGGTACAGGGGGCGTCCGATCATGATTACCCGCAACGACTATAATCTGAGATTGTTCAATGGAGATACCGGTATCATCCTGCCCGACCGGAACAATGAACTGTATGCCTTCTTTCGTGATGCCGGCGGCGCCTGGAGAAAATTCTTCCCCTCGAGACTGCCTGAACATGAGACGGTCTATGCCATGACCATTCATAAAAGCCAGGGATCGGAGTTTGACAGGGTCCTTCTCATTTTGTCCGACAGGGACTCCCCCGTGCTGACACGGGAACTCGTCTATACAGGTATCACAAGGGCAAGAAAAGAGGTGACGATATGGGGAAGGGAAGATGTTTTTCACACCGCCGTTTCCCGACGGATCATCCGAACATCAGGGCTTCATGATGCCCTGTGGGGATTTTAG
- a CDS encoding acetate--CoA ligase family protein, translating to MDKMEIIEEAWKRGQKVLSEYQSKKLLAGYGIPITRENLVNSEEEAVRTAREIGFPVALKGCSPEVTHKTELKLIELNLMDETTVIEAYRKILNNARVPLDGVLVQEMIKGERELVVGMTRDVQFGPCVMFGLGGIFTEILRDVSFRVAPLEKRDALEMMGEIKGCRILEAIRGLEAADKGILCEMLIKVGQIGLDFEQIKEIDVNPVIIAGSKPVAVDALVVLE from the coding sequence ATGGATAAAATGGAAATAATAGAAGAGGCATGGAAAAGGGGACAGAAAGTACTTTCTGAATATCAATCCAAGAAATTGCTGGCCGGTTATGGTATCCCCATTACCCGGGAAAATCTGGTGAATTCTGAAGAGGAGGCTGTTCGGACAGCAAGGGAGATAGGCTTTCCCGTGGCATTAAAAGGTTGTTCTCCCGAGGTAACCCATAAAACGGAACTCAAGCTGATAGAACTCAACCTTATGGATGAAACCACTGTCATCGAGGCATACCGAAAGATACTGAATAATGCCAGGGTGCCCCTGGATGGAGTTTTGGTTCAGGAGATGATAAAGGGGGAAAGGGAGTTAGTTGTAGGGATGACGAGGGATGTTCAATTCGGCCCCTGTGTCATGTTTGGGTTGGGAGGAATCTTTACCGAGATTCTCAGAGATGTCTCCTTTCGAGTAGCCCCCCTGGAGAAAAGGGATGCCCTGGAAATGATGGGAGAAATCAAAGGGTGCCGCATCCTGGAGGCGATTCGGGGCCTGGAAGCGGCAGATAAAGGGATTCTCTGTGAGATGCTGATCAAGGTGGGCCAGATAGGACTGGATTTTGAGCAGATCAAGGAGATTGATGTCAATCCTGTGATCATCGCCGGGAGCAAGCCGGTTGCCGTGGATGCCTTGGTGGTCCTGGAATAA
- a CDS encoding addiction module protein — protein MPATKKLIDEALSLPVEERALIVDSLLKSLNTPDPDIDKKWTEVAKRRLGELRSGKVKPIPGNKVFDRIYERFAK, from the coding sequence ATGCCTGCCACTAAGAAACTTATTGATGAAGCCCTTTCTCTTCCAGTCGAAGAGCGGGCGCTTATCGTAGATTCCTTATTGAAAAGCCTTAACACGCCCGACCCTGACATTGATAAAAAATGGACAGAGGTAGCTAAACGACGGCTTGGGGAACTTCGTTCAGGAAAAGTCAAACCGATTCCAGGTAATAAGGTATTTGATAGAATTTATGAACGGTTTGCCAAATGA
- a CDS encoding type II toxin-antitoxin system RelE/ParE family toxin gives MRYVFHPEADIEFDAAIDYYEDCELGLGYDFAVEVHSTLENILSFPKAWPILEDDIRRCQTRRFPYGIIYAINEDVIFVLAVMHLYRDPEYWKNRLK, from the coding sequence ATGAGATACGTTTTTCACCCTGAAGCCGACATCGAGTTTGACGCCGCTATAGACTACTATGAAGATTGTGAGCTAGGTCTCGGTTACGATTTCGCAGTTGAGGTGCATTCCACCCTCGAGAACATCCTCAGTTTTCCAAAAGCTTGGCCTATACTCGAAGACGATATCCGACGCTGTCAGACTCGACGTTTTCCTTATGGCATTATCTATGCGATCAACGAAGACGTTATTTTCGTCCTTGCCGTTATGCACCTGTACAGAGACCCTGAATACTGGAAAAATAGATTGAAGTAA
- a CDS encoding homocysteine S-methyltransferase family protein, which produces MDRKSKIKSLLKKKILILDGATGTELQKRGMPSDVCPEIWCLENRDVISNIHAAYRQAGSDIVYTCTFGANRFKLSHYHATNVREINRELALLARQAAGRDALIAGDIGPTGQFIEPFGSLPFEEAVEAFKEQALGLLEGGVDLFVIETMMDIQEARAALLAVKETCGYFTIVTMTYEKNGRTLNGTDPVTALITLQSLGADAVGCNCSGGPDMMVGLIAAMKPYAIVPLVAKPNAGVPRLVGRSTVFDMDAREFAAFGTKFAAAGINMLGGCCGTTPDHIAALKEGIKNEQPLAPSRKSLSAVSSAFNFKVLDRNKPLFIIGERLNPTGRNALQQELLEGKMSLVRQLAKEQEAKGADLLDVNVGVPGIDEVKAIRDLLRLLSTTTGLPLVIDSSRIETIETALRLYPGRVLVNSISGEQEKLTKLLPLTAKYGAMFILMPLTDSEIPETAERRKPVIKAVFQAAKRFGFTKDDIIVDGLVMTVASNPQAASEAIKTVAWCANQFRCRTLLGLSNVSFGMPGRKWMDATLLAMGQDYGLTMAIADPESAEIMGVKMAGDLFLQKDRDALSYIAYFSSRPGTGKMDRPAEDLSPAEKVRRAILEGNREDIVTMVEDAIISGMDAAKLVDDVMIPAIVRVGELFDEKKYFLPQLIASAEAMKKALGYLEPKLQKDKPVPGGKGVVLLATVRGDIHDIGKNIVALLLRNHGYDVIDLGKDLSAEAIVGAAKRTRPDVVGLSALMTTTMVNMKDVIDLAKKEGLTCRFMVGGAVMTKSYAASLGAAYAKDGVEAVRVVEQLITGRQYGLP; this is translated from the coding sequence TTGGATAGGAAAAGTAAGATAAAGAGCCTGTTAAAGAAGAAGATATTGATCCTCGATGGCGCCACCGGGACGGAGCTCCAGAAGCGGGGTATGCCGTCAGATGTATGTCCGGAAATATGGTGCTTAGAAAACAGGGATGTAATAAGTAATATTCATGCGGCCTATCGGCAGGCTGGTTCTGATATAGTGTACACCTGCACTTTCGGGGCAAATCGCTTCAAACTGTCCCACTACCATGCCACAAATGTCAGGGAGATCAACAGGGAACTGGCGCTCCTTGCCAGGCAAGCCGCCGGTAGAGATGCCCTTATCGCCGGCGATATTGGTCCCACGGGACAGTTCATTGAACCTTTCGGTAGTCTGCCCTTTGAGGAGGCGGTAGAGGCATTTAAGGAACAGGCGCTGGGACTCCTTGAGGGTGGCGTTGACCTGTTTGTCATCGAAACCATGATGGACATCCAGGAGGCGCGTGCCGCCCTGCTGGCCGTCAAGGAAACGTGTGGTTATTTTACTATCGTGACCATGACATACGAAAAAAATGGTCGTACCCTCAACGGCACAGACCCTGTGACGGCCCTGATCACGTTGCAGAGCCTTGGCGCAGATGCCGTCGGATGCAATTGCTCGGGAGGGCCGGACATGATGGTGGGGCTTATTGCCGCCATGAAACCTTATGCCATAGTTCCCCTCGTGGCAAAGCCAAATGCCGGTGTTCCACGGCTGGTTGGCAGGAGTACGGTTTTCGATATGGATGCCCGTGAATTTGCCGCTTTCGGCACAAAATTTGCGGCCGCCGGCATCAACATGCTGGGGGGATGTTGTGGTACAACGCCGGATCACATTGCCGCACTGAAAGAGGGCATAAAAAATGAGCAACCCCTTGCCCCCTCACGAAAATCTCTCAGCGCAGTAAGCTCCGCCTTTAATTTCAAGGTGTTGGATAGAAATAAACCTCTGTTTATTATCGGTGAACGTTTAAATCCCACGGGGAGAAATGCCCTGCAACAGGAACTGCTGGAGGGCAAAATGTCCCTCGTCCGGCAATTGGCAAAAGAACAGGAAGCGAAAGGAGCCGATCTTTTAGACGTGAATGTCGGGGTTCCCGGCATTGATGAGGTCAAGGCCATCAGGGATCTCCTCCGTCTCCTGTCAACGACTACCGGCCTTCCCCTGGTAATTGATTCATCGAGGATCGAAACGATAGAGACAGCCCTCCGGCTTTACCCCGGTCGTGTCCTGGTTAATTCTATCTCTGGAGAACAGGAAAAACTCACTAAACTCCTACCGCTAACGGCAAAGTACGGCGCCATGTTCATCCTTATGCCCTTGACAGACTCTGAGATCCCGGAAACGGCAGAAAGACGGAAACCTGTTATTAAGGCCGTCTTTCAGGCAGCGAAACGTTTCGGATTCACCAAAGATGACATCATTGTTGATGGCCTGGTGATGACCGTGGCCTCGAATCCTCAGGCGGCGTCAGAGGCCATAAAGACCGTTGCCTGGTGTGCGAATCAATTCAGATGCAGGACGCTCCTCGGTCTTTCCAATGTCTCTTTCGGTATGCCCGGACGGAAATGGATGGATGCAACCCTTCTTGCCATGGGACAGGATTATGGTCTCACTATGGCGATTGCCGATCCTGAGAGTGCAGAGATCATGGGGGTGAAGATGGCGGGCGATCTTTTTCTGCAGAAAGATCGGGATGCCTTATCCTATATTGCCTATTTTTCCTCCCGGCCCGGGACCGGTAAAATGGATAGGCCGGCAGAAGATCTCTCGCCGGCAGAAAAGGTGCGCCGGGCAATCCTTGAGGGAAATCGTGAAGACATCGTCACCATGGTCGAAGATGCCATCATCTCCGGGATGGATGCCGCTAAACTGGTAGATGACGTTATGATTCCGGCGATTGTCCGGGTGGGGGAGTTATTTGATGAGAAAAAGTATTTCCTGCCCCAGTTGATTGCCAGCGCTGAAGCGATGAAAAAGGCCCTCGGATACCTTGAGCCGAAGCTCCAGAAAGACAAGCCGGTCCCGGGTGGAAAGGGTGTTGTCCTGCTGGCCACGGTCAGGGGGGACATCCATGACATCGGCAAGAACATTGTTGCCCTCTTATTGAGAAATCATGGTTATGACGTTATTGACCTGGGCAAGGACTTATCGGCAGAGGCTATCGTTGGCGCCGCAAAACGAACCCGTCCGGATGTCGTCGGCCTTTCGGCGCTGATGACCACCACCATGGTAAACATGAAGGACGTTATTGATCTCGCAAAAAAAGAAGGGCTGACATGTAGATTTATGGTAGGGGGAGCTGTCATGACGAAATCCTATGCCGCTTCCCTCGGGGCAGCCTATGCGAAAGACGGTGTGGAGGCGGTAAGGGTGGTGGAGCAATTAATCACGGGAAGACAATATGGACTACCATGA
- the pyrE gene encoding orotate phosphoribosyltransferase, with amino-acid sequence MDYHEMLVSNQGEMKRRLAEIVLKKSFAYSDNPPFTLTSGRTSNFYFNCKPTTLDPEGMNLIGEIVFEMLRNADVTAAGGLTLGADPIANALSLISYQKGKPIKSFTVRKEIKGHGTKSAIEGDVGAGERVVILDDVITTGGSTVTAIERVREAGLVIDRVIVLIDREEGGRENIREKGHVSRIDAVLTRTEITALFRGQGLGSGIKD; translated from the coding sequence ATGGACTACCATGAGATGCTTGTCTCGAACCAAGGGGAGATGAAGAGGAGGCTGGCGGAAATCGTCCTGAAAAAATCCTTTGCTTACAGTGATAACCCGCCCTTTACACTCACCTCCGGCAGGACAAGCAACTTCTATTTCAACTGCAAGCCGACAACTCTGGATCCCGAGGGAATGAACCTTATCGGAGAGATTGTTTTTGAGATGCTAAGAAATGCCGATGTCACAGCAGCCGGGGGTCTTACCCTCGGGGCAGACCCCATCGCCAATGCTCTTTCCCTGATTTCATATCAAAAGGGAAAGCCCATTAAATCCTTCACCGTAAGAAAAGAGATAAAAGGACACGGAACGAAAAGCGCCATTGAAGGAGACGTCGGAGCGGGGGAGAGGGTCGTGATCTTAGACGATGTTATTACGACGGGGGGATCAACAGTTACCGCGATAGAACGTGTTAGAGAGGCAGGGTTGGTAATAGACAGGGTTATTGTCCTCATTGACCGTGAGGAGGGTGGCAGGGAAAATATCAGAGAAAAGGGCCATGTCAGCCGAATTGATGCGGTGCTGACCAGAACAGAGATCACGGCCCTTTTTAGGGGTCAGGGGTTAGGATCAGGGATCAAGGATTAA
- the nfi gene encoding deoxyribonuclease V (cleaves DNA at apurinic or apyrimidinic sites) — protein sequence MKIKHLHRWDVTYGEAVAIQEGLKEKLILHDEDVIEPIKTIAGADVSYEKRKGILFAAVVLLSWPAMDIIEEASSIEEVRFPYIPGLLTFREGPALLKAFEKLNHIPDAIIFDGQGIAHPRGIGLASHMGLFLDIPTVGCAKTRLIGSYGVVGDRVGDCTGMVYNNRLIGAVLRTREKVKPVFISQGHRIGLQRAVELVLSCCTGYRLPEPVRRAHLAVNRLRTGKSSSSQDSGLKGNSDP from the coding sequence ATGAAAATCAAACACCTGCACCGGTGGGATGTCACTTACGGGGAAGCTGTGGCCATCCAGGAGGGGTTGAAAGAAAAGCTGATCCTCCATGATGAAGATGTCATAGAACCTATCAAGACGATCGCCGGCGCCGATGTATCTTATGAGAAAAGAAAAGGCATTCTCTTTGCCGCCGTTGTTTTGCTCTCCTGGCCGGCGATGGACATCATCGAAGAGGCATCCTCTATCGAGGAAGTCCGCTTTCCCTATATCCCCGGCCTGTTAACCTTCAGGGAAGGGCCGGCTCTCCTGAAGGCATTTGAAAAGCTGAACCACATTCCAGATGCCATTATCTTTGACGGCCAGGGGATAGCCCATCCGAGGGGCATCGGCCTCGCCTCTCATATGGGATTGTTTCTTGATATCCCCACGGTGGGTTGTGCGAAAACAAGACTCATCGGTAGTTATGGTGTGGTAGGCGATCGGGTGGGGGACTGTACCGGCATGGTATACAATAACCGGCTCATCGGCGCCGTCCTGAGAACCAGAGAAAAGGTCAAGCCGGTGTTCATTTCCCAGGGACACAGGATCGGGCTTCAAAGGGCCGTGGAATTAGTTCTCTCATGCTGCACCGGCTACAGACTTCCCGAACCGGTACGGCGCGCCCACCTTGCCGTCAATCGGCTCCGTACAGGGAAAAGCTCAAGTAGTCAGGATTCAGGATTGAAGGGCAATTCTGATCCCTGA